From the genome of Mycobacterium dioxanotrophicus, one region includes:
- a CDS encoding LysR substrate-binding domain-containing protein, giving the protein MFALARLACFIAVAEELHFGRAAERLHMTQPPLSRQIQQLESELGVQLIDRTTRVVTLTPAGVALLPDARRIMHLAERAALNVKRAPAGEMGTVVVGFTATSAVSVLPRLLEKVREKLPDVTLDLRELPTAAQVEALLAGELDLGLARPHFKRPGLASRPLLHEQLVAALPAAHPLARLQRPLTLSDIDGHDLIMYSPVDSRYFHELLVSAFAASGVTPRYVQYVSQVHTMLALVGSATGIAVVPASAAHLHSDAVVFRSIAAIRSHPVKLDAIWRADRTTPALRRLLRDVLPPREWINDDRTLQAVGTTAVSGVPHCSRRRNA; this is encoded by the coding sequence ATGTTTGCGCTGGCTCGACTAGCTTGTTTCATAGCAGTCGCCGAAGAACTCCATTTTGGCCGTGCCGCCGAACGGCTGCACATGACTCAGCCTCCCCTATCACGCCAAATTCAGCAACTCGAATCCGAGTTGGGCGTACAGCTGATCGACCGGACAACGCGGGTGGTGACCCTGACACCCGCCGGCGTTGCGCTGCTCCCCGACGCGCGACGGATCATGCACCTTGCCGAGCGTGCCGCCCTCAACGTAAAGCGCGCGCCGGCAGGCGAAATGGGCACGGTGGTTGTCGGATTCACCGCTACATCTGCCGTGTCGGTGCTGCCTCGGCTGCTCGAAAAGGTACGGGAGAAGCTGCCGGACGTCACGCTGGATCTTCGCGAACTGCCGACAGCCGCTCAAGTTGAGGCGCTGCTTGCCGGCGAACTCGATCTCGGCTTGGCCCGCCCACACTTCAAGCGCCCTGGCCTGGCGTCCCGACCGCTCCTCCATGAACAACTCGTCGCCGCGTTGCCTGCCGCCCATCCGCTAGCACGGTTGCAGCGCCCCTTAACGCTCAGCGATATCGACGGTCACGATCTCATCATGTATTCACCGGTCGATTCCCGTTATTTCCATGAGCTGCTGGTCAGCGCCTTCGCGGCGTCCGGAGTTACTCCGCGCTACGTGCAGTACGTCAGTCAGGTACACACCATGCTTGCTCTGGTGGGTTCTGCAACAGGTATCGCCGTGGTACCGGCATCAGCGGCACACCTGCATTCTGATGCCGTGGTCTTTCGATCGATCGCCGCCATTCGGTCACATCCCGTCAAACTCGACGCCATCTGGCGCGCCGACAGGACCACACCGGCGCTACGACGACTCCTGCGCGATGTCCTGCCGCCACGCGAGTGGATCAACGACGATCGGACCCTGCAAGCGGTCGGGACCACCGCGGTCAGCGGTGTTCCGCACTGCTCTCGTCGTCGGAACGCGTAA
- a CDS encoding succinate dehydrogenase hydrophobic membrane anchor subunit, whose protein sequence is MSAPGESRLGRPAPVLEREHDRPAALDHPRAPRRPRGIPYFEKYAWLFMRFSGVALVFLALGHLFIMLMWQDGVYRIDFNYVATRWASPFWQIWDMALLWLAMIHGANGMRTIIGDYARKNVTKFYLNSLLLLATGFTLVLGTYVLVTFDANIGG, encoded by the coding sequence GTGAGCGCCCCGGGTGAATCGCGCCTGGGCCGGCCCGCACCGGTACTGGAACGCGAACACGACCGTCCCGCGGCGCTGGATCACCCCCGCGCCCCACGCCGCCCGCGCGGCATCCCCTACTTCGAGAAGTACGCGTGGCTGTTCATGCGGTTCTCCGGGGTGGCGCTGGTGTTTTTGGCGTTGGGGCACCTGTTCATCATGCTGATGTGGCAAGACGGCGTGTACCGCATCGACTTCAACTACGTCGCCACCCGATGGGCCTCGCCGTTCTGGCAGATCTGGGACATGGCCCTGCTGTGGCTGGCCATGATCCACGGCGCCAACGGCATGCGCACCATCATCGGCGACTACGCCCGCAAAAACGTGACCAAGTTCTACCTGAACTCACTGCTACTTTTGGCCACCGGGTTCACCCTGGTGCTGGGCACCTACGTCCTGGTCACCTTCGACGCCAACATCGGGGGCTAA
- a CDS encoding succinate dehydrogenase iron-sulfur subunit, whose translation MSAPVIDKPEAGDPPLPPIPDGAVMVTLKIARFNPENPDAAGWQSFRVPCLPSDRLLNLLLYVKGYLDGTLTFRRSCAHGVCGSDAMRINGVNRLACKVLMRDLLPKKPGKQLTITIEPIRGLPVEKDLVVDMEPFFDAYRAVKPFLITSGNPPTRERIQSATDRARFDDTTKCILCACCTTSCPVYWSEGSYFGPAAIVNAHRFIFDSRDEAAAERLDILNEVDGVWRCRTTFNCTEACPRGIQVTQAIQEVKRALMFAR comes from the coding sequence GTGAGTGCCCCCGTCATCGACAAACCCGAAGCCGGCGACCCGCCCCTGCCCCCCATCCCCGACGGCGCGGTCATGGTCACCCTCAAAATCGCCCGATTCAACCCGGAAAACCCCGACGCCGCCGGCTGGCAAAGCTTCCGCGTGCCCTGCCTCCCCTCGGACCGGCTACTCAACCTGCTGCTCTACGTCAAGGGCTACCTCGACGGCACCCTGACCTTCCGCCGCTCCTGCGCCCACGGCGTCTGCGGCTCCGACGCCATGCGCATCAACGGGGTCAACCGCCTGGCCTGCAAAGTCCTCATGCGCGACCTGCTACCCAAAAAACCCGGCAAACAACTCACCATCACCATCGAACCCATCCGCGGCCTACCCGTGGAAAAAGACCTCGTCGTCGACATGGAACCCTTCTTCGACGCCTACCGCGCCGTCAAACCGTTCCTCATCACCTCAGGCAACCCACCCACCCGCGAACGCATCCAAAGCGCCACCGACCGCGCCCGCTTCGACGACACCACCAAATGCATCCTCTGCGCCTGCTGCACCACCAGCTGCCCCGTCTACTGGAGCGAAGGCTCCTACTTCGGCCCCGCCGCCATCGTCAACGCCCACCGCTTCATCTTCGACTCCCGCGACGAAGCCGCCGCCGAACGCCTCGACATCCTCAACGAAGTCGACGGTGTCTGGCGCTGCCGCACCACCTTCAACTGCACCGAAGCCTGCCCCCGCGGCATCCAAGTCACCCAAGCCATCCAAGAAGTCAAACGCGCCTTAATGTTCGCCCGCTAA
- the sdhC gene encoding succinate dehydrogenase, cytochrome b556 subunit, protein MTLEGDVSTQTEVPAARSGKPRRRTLYRGDPGMWSWVLHRITGATIFFFLFVHVLDTALVRVSPQAYNAVIETYKTPIVGLMEMGLVAAVLFHALNGIRVILIDFWAQGPRYQRHMLAVAVTVFVIALIAGLGVLGMHMTERFL, encoded by the coding sequence ATGACGTTGGAGGGCGATGTGAGTACTCAGACGGAGGTGCCGGCTGCGCGATCGGGGAAACCGCGCCGGCGCACGTTGTATCGCGGGGATCCGGGGATGTGGTCGTGGGTGTTGCATCGCATCACCGGCGCGACGATTTTCTTTTTCCTGTTTGTCCATGTGTTGGACACCGCGTTGGTGCGGGTGAGCCCGCAGGCCTATAACGCGGTCATCGAGACCTACAAAACCCCGATTGTCGGGTTGATGGAGATGGGTCTGGTCGCCGCGGTGCTCTTCCATGCCCTCAACGGCATCCGGGTCATCCTCATCGACTTCTGGGCCCAGGGCCCGCGCTATCAACGCCACATGCTCGCCGTGGCCGTCACCGTATTCGTCATCGCCTTGATCGCCGGACTAGGAGTACTCGGTATGCACATGACGGAGCGGTTCCTGTGA
- the sdhA gene encoding succinate dehydrogenase flavoprotein subunit: MIHHHRYDVVIVGAGGAGMRAAVEAAPRARTAVLTKLYPTRSHTGAAQGGMCAALANVEEDNWEWHTFDTVKGGDYLADQDAVEIMAKEAIDAVLDLEKMGMPFNRTPEGRIDQRRFGGHTRDHGKAPVRRACYAADRTGHMILQTLYQNCVKHDVEFFNEFYALDVALTDTPAGPVATGVIAYELATGDIHIFHAKAIVFATGGSGRMYKTTSNAHTLTGDGLGIIFRKGLPLEDMEFHQFHPTGLAGLGILISEAVRGEGGRLLNGEGERFMERYAPTIVDLAPRDIVARSMVLEVLEGRGAGPNKDYVYIDVRHLGEDVLEAKLPDITEFARTYLGVDPVTELVPVYPTCHYVMGGIPTTVHGQVLRDNTNVIPGLYAAGECACVSVHGANRLGTNSLLDINVFGRRAGIAAAEYANNHNHVDLPDNPADMVVGWVADILSEHGNERVADIRTALQQSMDNNAAVFRTEETLKQALTDIHALKERYSRITVHDKGKRYNSDLLEAIELGFLLELAEVTVVGALNRKESRGGHAREDYPNRDDTNYMRHTMAYKEGPGLLADIRLDYKPVVQTRYEPMERKY; the protein is encoded by the coding sequence ATGATTCACCACCATCGCTACGACGTCGTCATCGTCGGCGCCGGGGGCGCCGGCATGCGCGCCGCGGTCGAAGCCGCCCCGCGCGCCCGCACCGCGGTGCTGACCAAGCTCTACCCCACCCGCAGCCACACCGGCGCCGCCCAGGGCGGCATGTGCGCCGCACTGGCCAACGTCGAAGAAGACAACTGGGAATGGCACACCTTCGACACCGTCAAAGGCGGCGACTACCTCGCCGACCAGGACGCCGTGGAAATCATGGCCAAAGAAGCCATCGACGCCGTACTGGACTTAGAGAAAATGGGGATGCCGTTCAACCGCACCCCCGAAGGCCGCATCGACCAACGCCGCTTCGGCGGACACACCCGCGATCACGGCAAAGCCCCGGTCCGGCGGGCCTGCTACGCCGCCGACCGCACCGGCCACATGATCCTGCAAACCCTCTACCAAAACTGCGTCAAACACGACGTCGAATTCTTCAACGAGTTCTACGCGCTGGACGTCGCGCTGACCGACACCCCCGCCGGCCCGGTCGCCACCGGCGTCATCGCCTACGAGTTGGCCACCGGCGACATCCACATCTTCCACGCCAAGGCCATCGTGTTCGCCACCGGCGGGTCCGGGCGCATGTACAAGACCACCTCCAATGCCCACACCCTGACCGGCGACGGCCTGGGCATCATCTTCCGCAAAGGACTCCCGCTGGAAGACATGGAGTTTCACCAATTCCACCCCACCGGCCTGGCCGGGCTGGGCATCCTCATCTCCGAAGCCGTGCGCGGCGAAGGCGGCCGGCTGCTCAACGGCGAAGGCGAACGGTTCATGGAACGCTACGCGCCGACCATCGTCGACCTCGCCCCGCGCGACATCGTCGCCCGCTCCATGGTGCTGGAAGTGCTCGAAGGCCGCGGCGCCGGCCCCAACAAGGACTACGTCTACATCGACGTGCGCCACCTCGGCGAAGACGTGCTGGAAGCCAAACTGCCCGACATCACCGAATTCGCCCGCACCTACCTGGGTGTGGACCCGGTCACCGAACTGGTCCCGGTCTACCCCACCTGTCACTACGTCATGGGCGGTATCCCCACCACCGTGCATGGCCAAGTCCTGCGCGACAACACCAACGTCATCCCCGGCCTGTACGCCGCCGGGGAATGCGCCTGCGTCTCAGTGCACGGCGCCAACCGGCTGGGCACCAACTCGCTGCTCGACATCAACGTGTTCGGCCGCCGCGCCGGTATCGCCGCCGCCGAATACGCCAACAACCACAACCACGTCGACCTCCCCGACAATCCCGCCGACATGGTGGTGGGCTGGGTCGCCGACATCCTCTCCGAACACGGCAACGAACGCGTCGCCGACATCCGCACCGCCCTGCAACAGTCCATGGACAACAATGCCGCGGTGTTCCGCACCGAAGAAACGTTGAAGCAGGCGTTGACCGACATCCACGCCCTCAAAGAGCGCTACTCGCGGATCACCGTGCACGACAAGGGCAAGCGCTACAACAGCGACCTGCTCGAAGCCATCGAGCTCGGGTTCCTGCTCGAACTCGCCGAAGTCACCGTCGTCGGCGCCCTCAACCGCAAAGAATCCCGCGGTGGGCACGCCCGCGAGGACTACCCCAACCGCGACGACACCAACTACATGCGCCACACCATGGCCTATAAGGAAGGTCCCGGCCTGCTGGCCGATATCCGGTTGGACTACAAACCCGTCGTCCAAACCCGCTACGAGCCGATGGAACGGAAATACTGA